Proteins encoded within one genomic window of Brachybacterium avium:
- a CDS encoding polyphosphate polymerase domain-containing protein: protein MTAPCPPRIRGRFDDLAAALPGIDLGAMAERAALMTRTDRKYLVPAADAERVLQDLAEDLHVLDIDRQRTFAYRSLYYDTPDLLSYRTAATRRRRRFKVRRREYVDAGTSFLEVKTRTGRGDTEKVREEAASPSGAASALLGGDPLPAQDAAYVAARLEDAGVAVPEDPLLPALETTYRRTTLLVGSEGSRVTLDESLVWRGTDLRPYLLDDLVVLETKAAAAPGAVDRALWRSHHRPQRISKFATGIALLHPGLPANRWHRTLDRLRPQVRELATAA from the coding sequence ATGACTGCTCCGTGCCCTCCCCGGATCAGGGGTCGCTTCGATGATCTCGCAGCCGCGCTCCCGGGGATCGACCTCGGGGCGATGGCCGAGCGCGCCGCACTGATGACCCGGACGGATCGCAAGTACCTCGTGCCGGCAGCTGACGCGGAGCGCGTCCTCCAGGACCTGGCCGAGGATCTGCATGTCCTGGACATCGACCGGCAGCGCACCTTCGCCTACCGCTCCCTGTACTACGACACCCCGGATCTGCTCTCCTACCGCACCGCCGCCACCCGACGTCGACGCCGCTTCAAGGTGCGTCGGCGGGAGTACGTCGATGCCGGGACCTCATTCCTCGAGGTCAAGACCCGCACGGGGCGGGGCGATACGGAGAAGGTGCGGGAGGAGGCGGCCTCTCCGTCCGGGGCCGCCTCCGCGCTGCTCGGCGGCGATCCCCTCCCGGCACAGGACGCCGCCTATGTCGCAGCTCGCCTGGAGGACGCCGGGGTGGCAGTGCCTGAGGACCCGCTGCTCCCCGCGCTCGAGACGACCTACCGGCGCACGACCCTGCTGGTGGGCTCCGAGGGCTCCCGAGTCACGCTCGACGAGTCGCTCGTCTGGCGCGGCACGGACCTGCGGCCGTACCTGTTGGACGATCTGGTGGTGCTGGAGACGAAGGCTGCGGCGGCGCCGGGAGCGGTCGATCGCGCGCTCTGGCGGTCGCACCACCGTCCACAGCGCATCTCGAAGTTCGCGACCGGGATTGCGCTGCTGCATCCGGGACTGCCGGCGAACCGCTGGCATCGGACGCTCGATCGACTGCGGCCGCAGGTCCGAGAGCTGGCGACGGCCGCTTGA
- a CDS encoding DUF4956 domain-containing protein, producing the protein MNLETLMLIAADLVAAIILTFGLYWRRHYRRDLVVAFFGINVGVLAVSAVLAAAEVGAGVGLGLFGVLSIIRLRSDELAQHEIAYYFAMLALGLLGGLGVAPVALSLSFMGLVVLAIAIIDHPALLRGHQRQQIVIDRAIRDPHELRAYLAALLDARITAVSVTRLDLVNDSTAVDVRFRRAAGERGDREHSVDAVDEMPVLSGVGR; encoded by the coding sequence ATGAACCTCGAGACCCTGATGCTGATCGCCGCAGATCTCGTCGCCGCGATCATCTTGACCTTCGGACTGTATTGGCGTCGCCACTACCGCCGCGATCTCGTGGTCGCGTTCTTCGGCATCAACGTCGGCGTGCTCGCCGTCTCGGCGGTGCTCGCGGCCGCGGAGGTCGGTGCCGGTGTCGGACTCGGACTGTTCGGCGTGCTCTCGATCATCCGACTGCGCTCGGACGAGCTGGCCCAGCACGAGATCGCCTATTACTTCGCGATGCTCGCACTCGGCCTGCTGGGCGGGCTCGGCGTCGCTCCCGTGGCGCTGTCGCTGTCGTTCATGGGGCTGGTCGTGCTGGCGATCGCGATCATCGATCATCCCGCGCTGCTGCGCGGCCATCAGCGTCAGCAGATCGTCATCGATCGGGCGATCCGGGATCCCCACGAGCTGCGTGCCTATCTGGCCGCGCTGCTCGATGCCCGGATCACCGCGGTCAGCGTGACCCGCCTGGATCTCGTCAACGACTCGACCGCCGTCGACGTCCGATTCCGCCGCGCAGCGGGGGAGCGTGGCGACCGCGAGCATTCCGTGGACGCCGTGGACGAGATGCCGGTCCTGTCCGGGGTCGGCCGATGA